From Camelus dromedarius isolate mCamDro1 chromosome 12, mCamDro1.pat, whole genome shotgun sequence, the proteins below share one genomic window:
- the LOC105094973 gene encoding olfactory receptor 5B2 — translation MENNTEVTQFILLGLTNAPELQVPLFITFTVIYLINVIGNLGMIILILMDSHLHIPMYFFLSNLSLVDFCYSSTVTPKVMAGLLLRDKVISYNACAAQMFFFVALATVENFLLASMAYDRFAAVCKPLHYTTTMTTSMCACLATGSYICGFLNASVHIRNTFSLSFCMSNLVHHFFCDVPAVMALSCSDRYISELILLVVASFNIFFALLVILTSYLFIFIAILRMRSSQGHQKALSTCSSHLVTVSVFYGTIIFMYLQPNSSHSTDTDKITSVFYTMVIPMLNPLVYSLRNKEVKNAFRKVVEKTKLSLHHLKL, via the coding sequence ATGGAGAACAATACAGAGGTGACTCAGTTCATCCTCCTTGGACTAACCAACGCTCCAGAACTGCAGGTCCCCCTGTTTATCACGTTTACTGTCATTTACCTCATCAATGTGATTGGAAACCTGGGGATGATCATTTTGATTCTCATGGACTCTCATCTCCACATccccatgtactttttccttaGTAACCTGTCTCTGGTGGACTTCTGTTACTCCTCAACGGTCACTCCAAAGGTGATGGCGGGGCTCCTCCTAAGAGACAAGGTCATCTCCTACAATGCGTGCGCTGCTCAGATGTTCTTTTTTGTAGCCCTGGCTACTGTGGAAAATTTCCTCTTGGCCTCAATGGCTTATGACCGCTTTGCAGCTGTGTGTAAACCCCTACATTACACCACCACCATGACAACAAGTATGTGTGCTTGTCTGGCCACAGGCTCCTACATCTGTGGTTTCCTAAATGCCTCGGTCCACATTAGGAACACATTCAGTCTCTCTTTCTGTATGTCCAACCTAGTCCATCACTTTTTCTGTGATGTTCCAGCAGTCATGGCTCTCTCTTGCTCTGATAGGTATATTAGTGAGCTGATTCTTCTTGTTGTGGCAAGTTTCAACATCTTCTTCGCTCTCCTGGTTATCTTGACTTCCTACCTGTTCATATTTATAGCCATCTTGAGGATGCGCTCATCTCAGGGACACCAAAAGGCTTTGTCCACCTGTTCTTCCCACCTCGTTACAGTCTCCGTCTTCTATGGGACAATCATCTTTATGTACTTACAGCCCAACTCCAGTCATTCCACGGACACAGACAAAATCACATCTGTGTTCTATACAATGGTCATCCCCATGCTGAACCCCCTGGTGTATAGTTTAAGaaacaaggaggtgaaaaatgCATTCAGGAAGGTAGTTGAGAAGACAAAATTGTCACTTCACCATTTGAAGTTGTAG